From one Synechocystis sp. PCC 6803 substr. PCC-P genomic stretch:
- the ribD gene encoding bifunctional diaminohydroxyphosphoribosylaminopyrimidine deaminase/5-amino-6-(5-phosphoribosylamino)uracil reductase RibD, whose protein sequence is MISDQTHMRRCLTLAKTAIGKTAPNPLVGSVIVQGDEIVGQGFHPQAGQPHGEIFALWEAGDRAKGATLYVNLEPCNHQGRTPPCTEAIIQAGIAKVVVGMVDPNPLVAGKGISRLRQAGIEVKVGVEEEACQRLNEAFCFRIKHQRPFGIFKYAMTLDGKIATAQAHSSWVTSSSARHWVHQLRSQCQAVIIGGNTVRRDNPLLTNHGVGEVNPLRVVLSRSLDLPIEAQLWDQDVAKTLVITEKTCDRNTLSHLEKLEVETLVLEQLTPLAVMEELYQRNCLQVLWECGGILAAEAIAMGTVQKVHAFLAPKIIGGVAAPTPVGELGFQQMTQALNLTDLHCQAIGPDWLFTGYLCGNDDNGQSNI, encoded by the coding sequence TGCCTAACCCTGGCAAAAACGGCGATCGGCAAAACAGCCCCCAATCCCCTGGTGGGGTCGGTCATTGTCCAGGGAGACGAGATTGTCGGCCAAGGTTTCCATCCCCAAGCGGGGCAGCCCCATGGGGAAATTTTTGCCCTCTGGGAAGCTGGCGATCGGGCCAAGGGAGCGACTCTATACGTCAATTTGGAGCCCTGTAACCATCAAGGTCGTACTCCCCCTTGTACAGAAGCAATTATTCAAGCGGGGATCGCCAAGGTGGTGGTGGGCATGGTGGACCCCAATCCTTTGGTGGCGGGTAAAGGTATTAGTCGATTGAGACAGGCCGGCATTGAGGTGAAGGTGGGGGTGGAAGAGGAAGCTTGTCAGCGACTGAATGAGGCTTTTTGCTTTCGCATCAAGCATCAACGACCCTTTGGCATTTTCAAATACGCCATGACTTTGGACGGCAAAATTGCCACTGCCCAGGCCCATAGCAGTTGGGTGACTAGTAGCTCGGCTCGTCATTGGGTTCATCAATTACGCAGTCAATGTCAGGCGGTGATTATTGGGGGGAATACGGTGCGGCGGGATAATCCTTTGTTAACGAATCATGGGGTGGGCGAGGTGAATCCTTTGCGCGTGGTGTTGAGTCGTAGTTTAGATTTACCCATAGAGGCTCAATTGTGGGATCAAGATGTAGCTAAAACTTTGGTTATTACGGAAAAAACCTGTGATCGAAATACGCTTAGCCATCTAGAAAAATTAGAGGTAGAAACCCTAGTGTTGGAGCAATTAACTCCCTTGGCGGTGATGGAAGAGTTATATCAACGGAACTGTTTGCAGGTGTTGTGGGAATGTGGCGGTATTCTCGCTGCTGAGGCGATCGCCATGGGGACAGTGCAAAAAGTCCATGCTTTTCTGGCCCCGAAAATTATTGGTGGGGTTGCAGCCCCGACTCCGGTGGGGGAACTGGGTTTTCAACAAATGACCCAAGCGTTGAATTTAACTGATCTCCATTGCCAGGCAATCGGGCCCGATTGGTTATTTACGGGCTACCTATGCGGGAACGACGACAACGGTCAGAGCAATATTTAA
- a CDS encoding DUF2256 domain-containing protein, translating into MAHRGNKAHLPSKICPVCQRPFTWRKKWANCWDEVKYCSDRCRRSRIGSP; encoded by the coding sequence ATGGCCCACCGAGGTAACAAAGCCCATCTGCCCAGCAAAATTTGTCCCGTTTGCCAGCGTCCCTTCACCTGGCGGAAAAAATGGGCCAATTGTTGGGACGAAGTTAAATATTGCTCTGACCGTTGTCGTCGTTCCCGCATAGGTAGCCCGTAA